From one Bombus affinis isolate iyBomAffi1 chromosome 9, iyBomAffi1.2, whole genome shotgun sequence genomic stretch:
- the LOC126920200 gene encoding aldehyde dehydrogenase, dimeric NADP-preferring isoform X2 yields the protein MTDQQKSTMREVVLEMSDTNGEPIPAKPQNITPVVEEHRIDIESELPDDNKSIASRDPIFKLVLSQTEGKMTDYANLVERTRNVFLSGKTRPLEWRLKQLKQAQLMIKECEQEIISALASDLHKSKFESLTTEVVFTEGEIKDLLIYLKEWSADEKPPKSIINILDKVEIKKDPFGVVLVIGPWNYPFQLCVVPLMGAIAAGNCVILKPSEISSATSKVLAKIIPKYLDQECIHVILGGVPETTELLKQRFDYIFYTGSTTVGKIIRDAANKFLTPVTLELGGKSPVYIDNTANLEVSVKRILWGKCVNAGQTCIAPDYVLCTEEIQNKFIKRAKEVLKEWYGDNPKESPDLTRIINEQHYKRLVKYLNNGKVALGGDCDSNEKYISPTILVDVKPTDPVMQDEIFGPILPFVNINNAYEAINFINSREKPLSLYIFSTEEKTISIFLENTSSGSVCVNDVIMHVAVDTLPFGGVGNSGMGAYHGRYTYDTFVHKKGCLIKDFNKLGETLASCRYPPYSDKKLSYIEFLLAKRPDIPGIKYIPHLLAFGLGILVTYGISTVLKVQEENC from the exons ATGACTGATCAACAAAAATCAACTATG AGAGAAGTGGTGCTCGAAATGAGCGATACGAACGGAGAACCAATTCCTGCCAAGCCACAGAATATAACGCCAGTCGTAGAAGAGCACCGGATCGATATAGAGTCAGAATTACCAGACGACAACAAGTCCA TTGCTTCACGTGATCCTATTTTTAAGCTGGTTTTGT CACAAACTGAGGGGAAAATGACAGATTATGCAAAT CTTGTTGAGCGCACACGAAATGTATTTCTTAGTGGTAAAACAAGACCACTAGAATGGAGATTGAAACAACTAAAGCAAGCACAACTTATGATAAAAGAATGCGAACAAGAAATTATATCTGCTCTTGCTAGTGATCTGCACAAA TCTAAATTTGAATCTCTTACAACAGAAGTAGTATTTACAGAAGGAGAAATCAAAGATTTGCTTATATATCTCAAGGAATGGTCAGCTGATGAAAAA CCTCCAAAGTCAATAATCAACATATTGGACAAggttgaaattaaaaaagatcCATTTGGTGTGGTTCTTGTCATAGGACCATGGAATTATCCTTTCCAGCTATGTGTAGTTCCTCTAATGGGTGCAATAGCTGCTGGTAACTGTGTTATTCTTAAACCATCAGAAATATCTTCTGCCACATCAAAAGTTCTTgcaaaaattattccaaaatATTTAGATCAA GAATGTATACATGTAATACTAGGAGGTGTTCCTGAAACAACAGAACTACTTAAACAGAGATTCGATTACATCTTTTATACAGGTTCAACTACAGTTGGAAAAATTATTCGCGATGCGGCGAATAAATTCTTAACGCCAGTGACATTAGAACTAGGTGGTAAAAg CCCTGTATATATAGATAATACGGCGAATTTAGAAGTAAGCGTGAAAAGAATACTTTGGGGCAAATGCGTTAATGCTGGACAAACATGTATTGCACCTGATTACGTACTTTGTACTGAGGAAATTcaaaataaattcataaaaaggGCAAAGGAGGTTCTCAAAGAATGGTATGGTGATAATCCCAAAGAAAGTCCAGATTTAACACGTATAATTAACGAACAACATTATAA ACGCCTTGTAAAATACTTAAATAATGGCAAAGTAGCACTAGGAGGTGATTGTGATTCTAACGAAAAATATATCTCGCCAACTATACTCGTTGATGTCAAGCCTACGGATCCCGTTATGCAAGATGAAATATTCGGTCCAATATTACCATTTGTAAACATAAATAACGCTTATGAAGCAATTAACTTCATAAATAGTCG GGAGAAGCCATTATCATTATACATATTTAGTACTGAAGAGAAGACTATATCGATATTTCTTGAAAATACAAGCAGTGGTAGTGTTTGTGTTAATGatgtaataatgcatgtcgCAG TTGACACTTTACCGTTTGGTGGTGTTGGTAATTCTGGTATGGGAGCCTACCATGGAAGATATACATATGATACTTTCGTGCATAAAAAAGGCTGCCTTATTAAAGATTTTAATAAGTTAGGAGAAACATTAGCATC ATGCCGTTATCCGCCATATTCCGACAAGAAGTTGTCTTACATAGAATTTTTATTGGCAAAACGGCCTGATATACCAGGAATTAAATACATTCCACATCTTTTAGCATTCGGTTTGGGAATTCTTGTCACATATGGTATTTCAACTGTTTTAAAG GTTCAAGAAGAAAATTGTTAA
- the LOC126920200 gene encoding aldehyde dehydrogenase, dimeric NADP-preferring isoform X9 — MTDQQKSTMREVVLEMSDTNGEPIPAKPQNITPVVEEHRIDIESELPDDNKSIASRDPIFKLVLSQTEGKMTDYANLVERTRNVFLSGKTRPLEWRLKQLKQAQLMIKECEQEIISALASDLHKSKFESLTTEVVFTEGEIKDLLIYLKEWSADEKPPKSIINILDKVEIKKDPFGVVLVIGPWNYPFQLCVVPLMGAIAAGNCVILKPSEISSATSKVLAKIIPKYLDQECIHVILGGVPETTELLKQRFDYIFYTGSTTVGKIIRDAANKFLTPVTLELGGKSPVYIDNTANLEVSVKRILWGKCVNAGQTCIAPDYVLCTEEIQNKFIKRAKEVLKEWYGDNPKESPDLTRIINEQHYKRLVKYLNNGKVALGGDCDSNEKYISPTILVDVKPTDPVMQDEIFGPILPFVNINNAYEAINFINSRETPLVLYIFSKDRSVQNLLINQTRSGNVGVNDTMMQYCGRSHYHYTYLVLKRRLYRYFLKIQAVVVFVLMM, encoded by the exons ATGACTGATCAACAAAAATCAACTATG AGAGAAGTGGTGCTCGAAATGAGCGATACGAACGGAGAACCAATTCCTGCCAAGCCACAGAATATAACGCCAGTCGTAGAAGAGCACCGGATCGATATAGAGTCAGAATTACCAGACGACAACAAGTCCA TTGCTTCACGTGATCCTATTTTTAAGCTGGTTTTGT CACAAACTGAGGGGAAAATGACAGATTATGCAAAT CTTGTTGAGCGCACACGAAATGTATTTCTTAGTGGTAAAACAAGACCACTAGAATGGAGATTGAAACAACTAAAGCAAGCACAACTTATGATAAAAGAATGCGAACAAGAAATTATATCTGCTCTTGCTAGTGATCTGCACAAA TCTAAATTTGAATCTCTTACAACAGAAGTAGTATTTACAGAAGGAGAAATCAAAGATTTGCTTATATATCTCAAGGAATGGTCAGCTGATGAAAAA CCTCCAAAGTCAATAATCAACATATTGGACAAggttgaaattaaaaaagatcCATTTGGTGTGGTTCTTGTCATAGGACCATGGAATTATCCTTTCCAGCTATGTGTAGTTCCTCTAATGGGTGCAATAGCTGCTGGTAACTGTGTTATTCTTAAACCATCAGAAATATCTTCTGCCACATCAAAAGTTCTTgcaaaaattattccaaaatATTTAGATCAA GAATGTATACATGTAATACTAGGAGGTGTTCCTGAAACAACAGAACTACTTAAACAGAGATTCGATTACATCTTTTATACAGGTTCAACTACAGTTGGAAAAATTATTCGCGATGCGGCGAATAAATTCTTAACGCCAGTGACATTAGAACTAGGTGGTAAAAg CCCTGTATATATAGATAATACGGCGAATTTAGAAGTAAGCGTGAAAAGAATACTTTGGGGCAAATGCGTTAATGCTGGACAAACATGTATTGCACCTGATTACGTACTTTGTACTGAGGAAATTcaaaataaattcataaaaaggGCAAAGGAGGTTCTCAAAGAATGGTATGGTGATAATCCCAAAGAAAGTCCAGATTTAACACGTATAATTAACGAACAACATTATAA ACGCCTTGTAAAATACTTAAATAATGGCAAAGTAGCACTAGGAGGTGATTGTGATTCTAACGAAAAATATATCTCGCCAACTATACTCGTTGATGTCAAGCCTACGGATCCCGTTATGCAAGATGAAATATTCGGTCCAATATTACCATTTGTAAACATAAATAACGCTTATGAAGCAATTAACTTCATAAATAGTCG AGAAACCCCACTCGTACTATATATTTTTTCCAAGGACAGGAGTgttcaaaatttattaataaatcaaACTCGTAGTGGAAATGTAGGAGTAAATGACACGATGATGCAATATTGTG GGAGAAGCCATTATCATTATACATATTTAGTACTGAAGAGAAGACTATATCGATATTTCTTGAAAATACAAGCAGTGGTAGTGTTTGTGTTAATGatgtaa
- the LOC126920200 gene encoding aldehyde dehydrogenase family 3 member A2 isoform X1 gives MTDQQKSTMREVVLEMSDTNGEPIPAKPQNITPVVEEHRIDIESELPDDNKSIASRDPIFKLVLSQTEGKMTDYANLVERTRNVFLSGKTRPLEWRLKQLKQAQLMIKECEQEIISALASDLHKSKFESLTTEVVFTEGEIKDLLIYLKEWSADEKPPKSIINILDKVEIKKDPFGVVLVIGPWNYPFQLCVVPLMGAIAAGNCVILKPSEISSATSKVLAKIIPKYLDQECIHVILGGVPETTELLKQRFDYIFYTGSTTVGKIIRDAANKFLTPVTLELGGKSPVYIDNTANLEVSVKRILWGKCVNAGQTCIAPDYVLCTEEIQNKFIKRAKEVLKEWYGDNPKESPDLTRIINEQHYKRLVKYLNNGKVALGGDCDSNEKYISPTILVDVKPTDPVMQDEIFGPILPFVNINNAYEAINFINSRETPLVLYIFSKDRSVQNLLINQTRSGNVGVNDTMMQYCVDTLPFGGVGNSGMGAYHGRYTYDTFVHKKGCLIKDFNKLGETLASCRYPPYSDKKLSYIEFLLAKRPDIPGIKYIPHLLAFGLGILVTYGISTVLKVYKPKRI, from the exons ATGACTGATCAACAAAAATCAACTATG AGAGAAGTGGTGCTCGAAATGAGCGATACGAACGGAGAACCAATTCCTGCCAAGCCACAGAATATAACGCCAGTCGTAGAAGAGCACCGGATCGATATAGAGTCAGAATTACCAGACGACAACAAGTCCA TTGCTTCACGTGATCCTATTTTTAAGCTGGTTTTGT CACAAACTGAGGGGAAAATGACAGATTATGCAAAT CTTGTTGAGCGCACACGAAATGTATTTCTTAGTGGTAAAACAAGACCACTAGAATGGAGATTGAAACAACTAAAGCAAGCACAACTTATGATAAAAGAATGCGAACAAGAAATTATATCTGCTCTTGCTAGTGATCTGCACAAA TCTAAATTTGAATCTCTTACAACAGAAGTAGTATTTACAGAAGGAGAAATCAAAGATTTGCTTATATATCTCAAGGAATGGTCAGCTGATGAAAAA CCTCCAAAGTCAATAATCAACATATTGGACAAggttgaaattaaaaaagatcCATTTGGTGTGGTTCTTGTCATAGGACCATGGAATTATCCTTTCCAGCTATGTGTAGTTCCTCTAATGGGTGCAATAGCTGCTGGTAACTGTGTTATTCTTAAACCATCAGAAATATCTTCTGCCACATCAAAAGTTCTTgcaaaaattattccaaaatATTTAGATCAA GAATGTATACATGTAATACTAGGAGGTGTTCCTGAAACAACAGAACTACTTAAACAGAGATTCGATTACATCTTTTATACAGGTTCAACTACAGTTGGAAAAATTATTCGCGATGCGGCGAATAAATTCTTAACGCCAGTGACATTAGAACTAGGTGGTAAAAg CCCTGTATATATAGATAATACGGCGAATTTAGAAGTAAGCGTGAAAAGAATACTTTGGGGCAAATGCGTTAATGCTGGACAAACATGTATTGCACCTGATTACGTACTTTGTACTGAGGAAATTcaaaataaattcataaaaaggGCAAAGGAGGTTCTCAAAGAATGGTATGGTGATAATCCCAAAGAAAGTCCAGATTTAACACGTATAATTAACGAACAACATTATAA ACGCCTTGTAAAATACTTAAATAATGGCAAAGTAGCACTAGGAGGTGATTGTGATTCTAACGAAAAATATATCTCGCCAACTATACTCGTTGATGTCAAGCCTACGGATCCCGTTATGCAAGATGAAATATTCGGTCCAATATTACCATTTGTAAACATAAATAACGCTTATGAAGCAATTAACTTCATAAATAGTCG AGAAACCCCACTCGTACTATATATTTTTTCCAAGGACAGGAGTgttcaaaatttattaataaatcaaACTCGTAGTGGAAATGTAGGAGTAAATGACACGATGATGCAATATTGTG TTGACACTTTACCGTTTGGTGGTGTTGGTAATTCTGGTATGGGAGCCTACCATGGAAGATATACATATGATACTTTCGTGCATAAAAAAGGCTGCCTTATTAAAGATTTTAATAAGTTAGGAGAAACATTAGCATC ATGCCGTTATCCGCCATATTCCGACAAGAAGTTGTCTTACATAGAATTTTTATTGGCAAAACGGCCTGATATACCAGGAATTAAATACATTCCACATCTTTTAGCATTCGGTTTGGGAATTCTTGTCACATATGGTATTTCAACTGTTTTAAAGGTATATAAACCGAAGCGTATTTAG
- the LOC126920200 gene encoding aldehyde dehydrogenase family 3 member A2 isoform X4 gives MTDQQKSTMREVVLEMSDTNGEPIPAKPQNITPVVEEHRIDIESELPDDNKSTQTEGKMTDYANLVERTRNVFLSGKTRPLEWRLKQLKQAQLMIKECEQEIISALASDLHKSKFESLTTEVVFTEGEIKDLLIYLKEWSADEKPPKSIINILDKVEIKKDPFGVVLVIGPWNYPFQLCVVPLMGAIAAGNCVILKPSEISSATSKVLAKIIPKYLDQECIHVILGGVPETTELLKQRFDYIFYTGSTTVGKIIRDAANKFLTPVTLELGGKSPVYIDNTANLEVSVKRILWGKCVNAGQTCIAPDYVLCTEEIQNKFIKRAKEVLKEWYGDNPKESPDLTRIINEQHYKRLVKYLNNGKVALGGDCDSNEKYISPTILVDVKPTDPVMQDEIFGPILPFVNINNAYEAINFINSRETPLVLYIFSKDRSVQNLLINQTRSGNVGVNDTMMQYCVDTLPFGGVGNSGMGAYHGRYTYDTFVHKKGCLIKDFNKLGETLASCRYPPYSDKKLSYIEFLLAKRPDIPGIKYIPHLLAFGLGILVTYGISTVLKVYKPKRI, from the exons ATGACTGATCAACAAAAATCAACTATG AGAGAAGTGGTGCTCGAAATGAGCGATACGAACGGAGAACCAATTCCTGCCAAGCCACAGAATATAACGCCAGTCGTAGAAGAGCACCGGATCGATATAGAGTCAGAATTACCAGACGACAACAAGTCCA CACAAACTGAGGGGAAAATGACAGATTATGCAAAT CTTGTTGAGCGCACACGAAATGTATTTCTTAGTGGTAAAACAAGACCACTAGAATGGAGATTGAAACAACTAAAGCAAGCACAACTTATGATAAAAGAATGCGAACAAGAAATTATATCTGCTCTTGCTAGTGATCTGCACAAA TCTAAATTTGAATCTCTTACAACAGAAGTAGTATTTACAGAAGGAGAAATCAAAGATTTGCTTATATATCTCAAGGAATGGTCAGCTGATGAAAAA CCTCCAAAGTCAATAATCAACATATTGGACAAggttgaaattaaaaaagatcCATTTGGTGTGGTTCTTGTCATAGGACCATGGAATTATCCTTTCCAGCTATGTGTAGTTCCTCTAATGGGTGCAATAGCTGCTGGTAACTGTGTTATTCTTAAACCATCAGAAATATCTTCTGCCACATCAAAAGTTCTTgcaaaaattattccaaaatATTTAGATCAA GAATGTATACATGTAATACTAGGAGGTGTTCCTGAAACAACAGAACTACTTAAACAGAGATTCGATTACATCTTTTATACAGGTTCAACTACAGTTGGAAAAATTATTCGCGATGCGGCGAATAAATTCTTAACGCCAGTGACATTAGAACTAGGTGGTAAAAg CCCTGTATATATAGATAATACGGCGAATTTAGAAGTAAGCGTGAAAAGAATACTTTGGGGCAAATGCGTTAATGCTGGACAAACATGTATTGCACCTGATTACGTACTTTGTACTGAGGAAATTcaaaataaattcataaaaaggGCAAAGGAGGTTCTCAAAGAATGGTATGGTGATAATCCCAAAGAAAGTCCAGATTTAACACGTATAATTAACGAACAACATTATAA ACGCCTTGTAAAATACTTAAATAATGGCAAAGTAGCACTAGGAGGTGATTGTGATTCTAACGAAAAATATATCTCGCCAACTATACTCGTTGATGTCAAGCCTACGGATCCCGTTATGCAAGATGAAATATTCGGTCCAATATTACCATTTGTAAACATAAATAACGCTTATGAAGCAATTAACTTCATAAATAGTCG AGAAACCCCACTCGTACTATATATTTTTTCCAAGGACAGGAGTgttcaaaatttattaataaatcaaACTCGTAGTGGAAATGTAGGAGTAAATGACACGATGATGCAATATTGTG TTGACACTTTACCGTTTGGTGGTGTTGGTAATTCTGGTATGGGAGCCTACCATGGAAGATATACATATGATACTTTCGTGCATAAAAAAGGCTGCCTTATTAAAGATTTTAATAAGTTAGGAGAAACATTAGCATC ATGCCGTTATCCGCCATATTCCGACAAGAAGTTGTCTTACATAGAATTTTTATTGGCAAAACGGCCTGATATACCAGGAATTAAATACATTCCACATCTTTTAGCATTCGGTTTGGGAATTCTTGTCACATATGGTATTTCAACTGTTTTAAAGGTATATAAACCGAAGCGTATTTAG
- the LOC126920200 gene encoding aldehyde dehydrogenase family 3 member A2 isoform X3, whose amino-acid sequence MREVVLEMSDTNGEPIPAKPQNITPVVEEHRIDIESELPDDNKSIASRDPIFKLVLSQTEGKMTDYANLVERTRNVFLSGKTRPLEWRLKQLKQAQLMIKECEQEIISALASDLHKSKFESLTTEVVFTEGEIKDLLIYLKEWSADEKPPKSIINILDKVEIKKDPFGVVLVIGPWNYPFQLCVVPLMGAIAAGNCVILKPSEISSATSKVLAKIIPKYLDQECIHVILGGVPETTELLKQRFDYIFYTGSTTVGKIIRDAANKFLTPVTLELGGKSPVYIDNTANLEVSVKRILWGKCVNAGQTCIAPDYVLCTEEIQNKFIKRAKEVLKEWYGDNPKESPDLTRIINEQHYKRLVKYLNNGKVALGGDCDSNEKYISPTILVDVKPTDPVMQDEIFGPILPFVNINNAYEAINFINSRETPLVLYIFSKDRSVQNLLINQTRSGNVGVNDTMMQYCVDTLPFGGVGNSGMGAYHGRYTYDTFVHKKGCLIKDFNKLGETLASCRYPPYSDKKLSYIEFLLAKRPDIPGIKYIPHLLAFGLGILVTYGISTVLKVYKPKRI is encoded by the exons ATG AGAGAAGTGGTGCTCGAAATGAGCGATACGAACGGAGAACCAATTCCTGCCAAGCCACAGAATATAACGCCAGTCGTAGAAGAGCACCGGATCGATATAGAGTCAGAATTACCAGACGACAACAAGTCCA TTGCTTCACGTGATCCTATTTTTAAGCTGGTTTTGT CACAAACTGAGGGGAAAATGACAGATTATGCAAAT CTTGTTGAGCGCACACGAAATGTATTTCTTAGTGGTAAAACAAGACCACTAGAATGGAGATTGAAACAACTAAAGCAAGCACAACTTATGATAAAAGAATGCGAACAAGAAATTATATCTGCTCTTGCTAGTGATCTGCACAAA TCTAAATTTGAATCTCTTACAACAGAAGTAGTATTTACAGAAGGAGAAATCAAAGATTTGCTTATATATCTCAAGGAATGGTCAGCTGATGAAAAA CCTCCAAAGTCAATAATCAACATATTGGACAAggttgaaattaaaaaagatcCATTTGGTGTGGTTCTTGTCATAGGACCATGGAATTATCCTTTCCAGCTATGTGTAGTTCCTCTAATGGGTGCAATAGCTGCTGGTAACTGTGTTATTCTTAAACCATCAGAAATATCTTCTGCCACATCAAAAGTTCTTgcaaaaattattccaaaatATTTAGATCAA GAATGTATACATGTAATACTAGGAGGTGTTCCTGAAACAACAGAACTACTTAAACAGAGATTCGATTACATCTTTTATACAGGTTCAACTACAGTTGGAAAAATTATTCGCGATGCGGCGAATAAATTCTTAACGCCAGTGACATTAGAACTAGGTGGTAAAAg CCCTGTATATATAGATAATACGGCGAATTTAGAAGTAAGCGTGAAAAGAATACTTTGGGGCAAATGCGTTAATGCTGGACAAACATGTATTGCACCTGATTACGTACTTTGTACTGAGGAAATTcaaaataaattcataaaaaggGCAAAGGAGGTTCTCAAAGAATGGTATGGTGATAATCCCAAAGAAAGTCCAGATTTAACACGTATAATTAACGAACAACATTATAA ACGCCTTGTAAAATACTTAAATAATGGCAAAGTAGCACTAGGAGGTGATTGTGATTCTAACGAAAAATATATCTCGCCAACTATACTCGTTGATGTCAAGCCTACGGATCCCGTTATGCAAGATGAAATATTCGGTCCAATATTACCATTTGTAAACATAAATAACGCTTATGAAGCAATTAACTTCATAAATAGTCG AGAAACCCCACTCGTACTATATATTTTTTCCAAGGACAGGAGTgttcaaaatttattaataaatcaaACTCGTAGTGGAAATGTAGGAGTAAATGACACGATGATGCAATATTGTG TTGACACTTTACCGTTTGGTGGTGTTGGTAATTCTGGTATGGGAGCCTACCATGGAAGATATACATATGATACTTTCGTGCATAAAAAAGGCTGCCTTATTAAAGATTTTAATAAGTTAGGAGAAACATTAGCATC ATGCCGTTATCCGCCATATTCCGACAAGAAGTTGTCTTACATAGAATTTTTATTGGCAAAACGGCCTGATATACCAGGAATTAAATACATTCCACATCTTTTAGCATTCGGTTTGGGAATTCTTGTCACATATGGTATTTCAACTGTTTTAAAGGTATATAAACCGAAGCGTATTTAG
- the LOC126920200 gene encoding aldehyde dehydrogenase family 3 member A2 isoform X5, producing the protein MREVVLEMSDTNGEPIPAKPQNITPVVEEHRIDIESELPDDNKSTQTEGKMTDYANLVERTRNVFLSGKTRPLEWRLKQLKQAQLMIKECEQEIISALASDLHKSKFESLTTEVVFTEGEIKDLLIYLKEWSADEKPPKSIINILDKVEIKKDPFGVVLVIGPWNYPFQLCVVPLMGAIAAGNCVILKPSEISSATSKVLAKIIPKYLDQECIHVILGGVPETTELLKQRFDYIFYTGSTTVGKIIRDAANKFLTPVTLELGGKSPVYIDNTANLEVSVKRILWGKCVNAGQTCIAPDYVLCTEEIQNKFIKRAKEVLKEWYGDNPKESPDLTRIINEQHYKRLVKYLNNGKVALGGDCDSNEKYISPTILVDVKPTDPVMQDEIFGPILPFVNINNAYEAINFINSRETPLVLYIFSKDRSVQNLLINQTRSGNVGVNDTMMQYCVDTLPFGGVGNSGMGAYHGRYTYDTFVHKKGCLIKDFNKLGETLASCRYPPYSDKKLSYIEFLLAKRPDIPGIKYIPHLLAFGLGILVTYGISTVLKVYKPKRI; encoded by the exons ATG AGAGAAGTGGTGCTCGAAATGAGCGATACGAACGGAGAACCAATTCCTGCCAAGCCACAGAATATAACGCCAGTCGTAGAAGAGCACCGGATCGATATAGAGTCAGAATTACCAGACGACAACAAGTCCA CACAAACTGAGGGGAAAATGACAGATTATGCAAAT CTTGTTGAGCGCACACGAAATGTATTTCTTAGTGGTAAAACAAGACCACTAGAATGGAGATTGAAACAACTAAAGCAAGCACAACTTATGATAAAAGAATGCGAACAAGAAATTATATCTGCTCTTGCTAGTGATCTGCACAAA TCTAAATTTGAATCTCTTACAACAGAAGTAGTATTTACAGAAGGAGAAATCAAAGATTTGCTTATATATCTCAAGGAATGGTCAGCTGATGAAAAA CCTCCAAAGTCAATAATCAACATATTGGACAAggttgaaattaaaaaagatcCATTTGGTGTGGTTCTTGTCATAGGACCATGGAATTATCCTTTCCAGCTATGTGTAGTTCCTCTAATGGGTGCAATAGCTGCTGGTAACTGTGTTATTCTTAAACCATCAGAAATATCTTCTGCCACATCAAAAGTTCTTgcaaaaattattccaaaatATTTAGATCAA GAATGTATACATGTAATACTAGGAGGTGTTCCTGAAACAACAGAACTACTTAAACAGAGATTCGATTACATCTTTTATACAGGTTCAACTACAGTTGGAAAAATTATTCGCGATGCGGCGAATAAATTCTTAACGCCAGTGACATTAGAACTAGGTGGTAAAAg CCCTGTATATATAGATAATACGGCGAATTTAGAAGTAAGCGTGAAAAGAATACTTTGGGGCAAATGCGTTAATGCTGGACAAACATGTATTGCACCTGATTACGTACTTTGTACTGAGGAAATTcaaaataaattcataaaaaggGCAAAGGAGGTTCTCAAAGAATGGTATGGTGATAATCCCAAAGAAAGTCCAGATTTAACACGTATAATTAACGAACAACATTATAA ACGCCTTGTAAAATACTTAAATAATGGCAAAGTAGCACTAGGAGGTGATTGTGATTCTAACGAAAAATATATCTCGCCAACTATACTCGTTGATGTCAAGCCTACGGATCCCGTTATGCAAGATGAAATATTCGGTCCAATATTACCATTTGTAAACATAAATAACGCTTATGAAGCAATTAACTTCATAAATAGTCG AGAAACCCCACTCGTACTATATATTTTTTCCAAGGACAGGAGTgttcaaaatttattaataaatcaaACTCGTAGTGGAAATGTAGGAGTAAATGACACGATGATGCAATATTGTG TTGACACTTTACCGTTTGGTGGTGTTGGTAATTCTGGTATGGGAGCCTACCATGGAAGATATACATATGATACTTTCGTGCATAAAAAAGGCTGCCTTATTAAAGATTTTAATAAGTTAGGAGAAACATTAGCATC ATGCCGTTATCCGCCATATTCCGACAAGAAGTTGTCTTACATAGAATTTTTATTGGCAAAACGGCCTGATATACCAGGAATTAAATACATTCCACATCTTTTAGCATTCGGTTTGGGAATTCTTGTCACATATGGTATTTCAACTGTTTTAAAGGTATATAAACCGAAGCGTATTTAG